The Verrucomicrobiota bacterium genomic sequence GAATCCGCTGATTTGGAGGAAGTGAAGGATTTCGTGCGTAATTTGCAGATTTCACCGGCATTCGAGGAGTTAAACAAACGTTCTCTACTCGGGCGCATCGTTAAAATGTTCCCTGAGGTCCAGAGCTTGATTATTAATGCCAGTAACGCCGCCGAGGCCGCACAACCCAAAGCCCCCTCCACCCTTTACGTTTCATGGAAAAGTATGGAACGCCGTAAACTCGAACTCGACAAAATCATCAATATCGAGGTTCCCGCTAATATCAAGGAAATCGAAATCGCCAAAAGCTACGGTGACTTACGCGAAAACCATGAATTCAAAGCCGCCAAGGAAAGGCAGCGCATTCTGGCCCGCAGGCGTGGGGAGCTCGAGCTCATGCTTGAGCTGGCCCAAGGACTGGATTTCGCCACTGCCGACACCAGCCAAGTCTCGATCGGTACGATCGTCACTGTCTCGGATTCACAATCTGGGGAACCCCTGATTTACAATGTCTTGGGAGCATGGGACAGTAACCCCGACAAAGGGATCATCAGCTATCAAACAACCGTCGGACAGGCCCTCATTTACAAAAAAGTCGGGGAACAAGCTGAACTCCCCTCCGAGGCAGGCATACGGAAAGTCTCGATCAAATCAATCAGTGCTTATACCGCTGAAGTGGAATAAACCATCCCGGTAAAATATTTTTTCCCCTCAGGATCACCTGAAACTCCTTTATGAGTTTCAGGTTTTTTTTGTCCTCGTGGAAAATTTCATGCAAAGTCGCACGGAGGAACGTAAAGTTTTTTCGGCTTTTGTGTCGGGCGCTCGGCCCACTTGTCTCTGGAGGAATTTGCACCACGAAGAAAATAAGTATTGTAGGGTTAGCCACGCTGGTTCCCTGCATGGCTCGTCATGCGATTACTTATTTACGACTCACCACCCCCAGAAAATCATAACCATGATTAATGATCATCGGTAACGGATTCGAGGGCTTGGCGCATGAGGAGGATGGCTTCATCCGGGGGGAGTCCGGGTGGAATGCGGAATGATTTACCTAGCTGGACATCCACGATACTCAAGGGTTTTGGAATAATAAAGCGGTCCCAGGTTTTGAGTTTCCAACAGGCCCGGGCGCGGTAACCGATGGGCACCACGAGGATTCCCGTTTGCTGGGCAACGGCTGCACCACCGGGCTGCATCGAGTAACAAGGCCCCCTCGGGCCATCCGGGGTAATCGCAATGTCGTGGCCGAGACGAATGGCTTCGTAAATCTCAAAAAGGGCTTTCACCCCTTTGCGCGAACTCGACCCCCGGGCTGCATTGATATTAAAAAGTTTTAGGGTCATGGACAAAAATTCCCCGTCCTTACTCGGGCTGACCATCGCAGTGCCTTCACGATCCGGCATGTATTTGGAAAAAAAATAGGGAATCAGGAGTAAACGGTTATGCCAAAAAAGGAAGAAAATGGGTTCTTTTGGCTGGCGGGAGAGGATTTTATCCTGATCGGTAAACCTCCAACGAAGCGAAATACCCAAGACTTTCAGGAAAGAAAAAGTCAGGTAAGACAAAAGTCGTTGTACAAATGGTG encodes the following:
- a CDS encoding lysophospholipid acyltransferase family protein, whose product is MKSPFVQRLLSYLTFSFLKVLGISLRWRFTDQDKILSRQPKEPIFFLFWHNRLLLIPYFFSKYMPDREGTAMVSPSKDGEFLSMTLKLFNINAARGSSSRKGVKALFEIYEAIRLGHDIAITPDGPRGPCYSMQPGGAAVAQQTGILVVPIGYRARACWKLKTWDRFIIPKPLSIVDVQLGKSFRIPPGLPPDEAILLMRQALESVTDDH